A stretch of the Lolium perenne isolate Kyuss_39 chromosome 3, Kyuss_2.0, whole genome shotgun sequence genome encodes the following:
- the LOC127345052 gene encoding uncharacterized protein, producing the protein MYCQQHFYLIVGNHIYEIQLMFNNIHFMAECLTICVWEKELYIWINCVDRRSRRCCVVAGLVMAAHQVGGDRSHGCITTNELGTVMRSLGQNPTEPELQGMINESATKQIRPSSRHPRQVLRSLNPPLDGDVKINVDVALARYDDRGVVAAICRRSDGVYLGSSALDCPGFS; encoded by the exons ATGTACTGTCAACAACACTTCTATCTG ATTGTGGGCAATCATATATATGAGATACAATTGATGTTTAATAATATTCACTTCATG GCAGAATGCCTCACTATTTGTGTGTGGGAAAAGGAACTCTACATATGGATAAACTGCGTGGACCGCCGGTCAAGGAGATGTTGCGTCGTCGCCGGCCTCGTCATGGCTGCTCATCAAGTCGGCGGCGACCGCTCCCACG GTTGCATTACCACTAATGAGCTGGGAACTGTCATGCGTTCCCTGGGTCAGAATCCTACTGAGCCAGAGCTTCAAGGCATGATCAATGAGTCTGCAACAAAACAGATACGTCCGAGCTCACGTCATCCTCGACAAGTCTTAAGATCTTTGAATCCTCCCCTTGATGGTGATGTGAAAATAAATGTTGATGTTGCTCTGGCTCGCTATGACGACCGTGGGGTGGTAGCTGCAATTTGCCGTAGATCGGATGGTGTTTATTTGGGTTCATCAGCTCTTGATTGCCCTGGTTTTTCATAG